The genome window TTTACGAAAGTGTCGAGTATGCCGTGACTGTAAGTGAATAATGACATTATACATTGGTTTATGTAAAAACGTGAAACATTCCGATAGTGAAGTAGCACTATCAAGTTATAATACGGCTATACTCCATTGTTCACTCGTTTCACAACAACGGTGCGGGGAGGGCGCTCGCCACGCGCCGGACGAGCGCGCAGATCTACGCAGCAGCACTTTTGTCAAATCTTTAAACAGCCATACTTCATTcattacttaaaaaatatacagcaGCGCAGTCAGTTATTCATTTTACAAAAATCATCGgcctaaaataaatatacatatagaaCATGCGTGCGGTGAGCGTGCACGTGCTGTCAGCGGAGGGGGCGGGGCCTGCGGAGGCGGGGGAGGCGGGCGTGCACGCGCTCGCCACGCGCTGGGCGGGCGCGCAGCTCGACGCGTCGCGCGCGCTGTGCCGCGCCGTCGCCCGCGCCGCAGCAGCCGAGCGACACGCCCACCAGACCAAGGGATTCGTGTTTATGTATGTGATGTGGAGGACCATTAGTGTGATTTTGttcgtgttattttttttaattcaaattatttgttatgcacacaataatatacaaaagtATAAATTAGGTAGCGTATAACACGTCGTCTAAttccatgctaagtaaaaacttgtgctatggcaatcagacaagaACTTGTATAGTCGGAAAATCATAGGTGTTTGCTGATGTCGGTGTCTagtaaaattgatttttatatataaattgagAAAGTATTGCAGCCAATAGTAGGaatttgtatagaaaaaccAATGAAAACCAGCAAATTggttttctaataaaaataaagtaaaaaacttCACGATGCGGAAGTTGTATCTTATAACTAAAACAGTGTTTAATGATATAGTATATTTTTGCTTTAAGCGTTAAAACATTAGCAAATAAGTCTACTTACTACAATAGTACgccgaaaaaaaaattggcgaaTATTCATTGAATAATAAACAAAtctaatattttgtagttttgatAAAAAACAAGAACTTTAAGATATTTTCCTCACATACTATGGTCCTCCTTGTGTTCATTCTCTATGGCATGGTCGGagttttgtgttttatttttggcAATATTAAGTGAAAAATACGGCTCTTTTTTGCATTTAACTAGGAATCATCACTCACGGTTGGCTGATGTTGGTATATTGTGTTGCTTTCATCACGTGTGGTTTTGTTTTTCagcgccattttgtttttgttgattttttttgtttggttATGTTGCACTTTTGCTTCGGTTTGGTTGACCATTGTTTTGTCTCGACACGATTTCCATTGGGTTCATATCCACAGATTTTTTTTGCACATCTTTATAAACTTTTATCATTGTTTgtttgtataaatatatttttgttgtgtaCGTGTCTGCTCTAAAAAGAAAGGTGAGATAAATGTGTGAATATAAGCAATGCCTAATTTGTTGATCCTTCGAGCTGGATCGGACGTTGGTCACACcttactttttaataaaaatgtttcaaCTAAAAGCACCCAAAAGGTTAGAAAGAGAAAGAAACTTCTTTGTTCAAAAGTactaaataaaagttttatttagtACTTTTGAACAAAGAAGTTTCTTTCTCTTTCTAACCTTTTGGGTGCTTTTCAAGCTGTAAACCCTACAGGGAGGAAATACATTCCTCTCAAAACAACTCAGATAAGGGaagttatagtctgtcaagaaagtgaagaaattaaaaaatggcaacatcgtagtgtcatccctttcaaatcaatctaagaaaaaagggatgaaactacaatgttgccactttttaatttcttcactttcttgacagactttaTCTGGGTTGTTTTGAGAGGAATGTATATTTGTGCAAAGTACAAAATCTCTAAGAACGAGAGGGATAACACATTATAACAAAAAgaagattaatattatattattataaattctaaccccaatTCAATTCTTAACTAGGCAAAGTATTTGTTCGAAATAATAGATCCTTTTCTTTCTAACGTTACAAATTGGGTACCAAGGCATATTTTAATACAGCATCCTCTCCGCAGCGATGAGCTGGAGCCGGCGCACGCGCTGATCCTCTTCAAGCTATTCGAAGCGTACTACCTGGCGGCGGAGGCGGTGGCCTTCCCCCTGCCGCAGGGCTTCCCCTCCTTCCTCACCTACCTCGGCTACCGCGCCCTCCCCTTCCACATGTTCATGCAGTACGTCCACAGGAACGTGCTGGAGCTCCAGATTGACGTCATGAAGGCGATTATTGCGAGTGAGTATAATGTGTGTTGTCCGGTTGGTGGTAGAGCAAATTTAACATTCCTGATTCCCCGTTGAACCCGCAACTTGTGCCGAAAGTctttttatcgcgcgggaataaaaatgtttgatgTCTTTTTCTAGGATTCAAAATATCGTATTTCGCAATACTaaacaacaaaatcggttcaacggttttaGTGTGAAGAGAGTGTGAAGTgtatatgtttttatgtttaatatcaAAATGGATAATTTTCTTTCGCTTTGgcacagtggtgggaatgtagTAAGCGAAAGctcggttaaaaaaaataggttGAAAAACAATTCAACTTCTTGTTACCCTGTTAACAGCTAAGGACGACTCAACCCGCACCGTCGAGCACAAGCTGCGGTTAATCCAACTAGTGGGGGAGGCGCGGGGGCGGCGCGCGTTGTCGGCGTGGCCGCACCGCGCGGCGCTCGTGCTGCGCGCGCGAGACCACGCCCACGCGCTGCTCAGCGGCCGCCCCGCCCCGCCACCGCACCGCGCGCCGCACAGGCCGCATCGCGACACAGGTATGACAgactttatttaaaaagataattttcccattttttggtgaaacttgGCCCCGTGCCTGGCTAGTTCTCGAACCGGTGTTTATAGCCATCAATACAGTGTCATGTACttaccatcagagaagttgattcctaggcagatgagggatctacgtagtttggtcgcgttacgtcaaacccagccgacagatcacaattaacatttgaCATGGTCCGACCAACACacgttggtctatcaactgcctaggaatcaatttcctcgatagtacatTACATTCAGAAAgcattttgtataaaattaactaTGAATAAGAATGTTCTGATTGATATGGCAATAAGATTCAACTTGGCGAACGCGCCACTCTCATGCTCACTACCGTTGtctctaaggccggtataaatagtcagtactcaagagtcaagatggatctcggtctcaagacacggtttagGCTCTgcgattggttggctgtcaaaatttggaccaatcatagagccggaccgcgtcttgagaccgagatgcatcttgagtactgactatttataccagcctaaggccggtataaatagtcagtactcaagatgcatctcagtctcaagacacggttcaggctctgtgattggttggctgtcaaaatttagaccaatcacagagccgaaccgcgtcttgagaccgggtcgcatcttaagtactgacttttTATACTGACCTAAGTCGCTTACATCGATCGGCATTCGGCTATTATCTATAGACAATAGGCGTTCTCACAAAATATACACACGAACCAAAATTGTTGATGTTACGGGCATTAGATACACTTGTACTTACCTAATAACATCCATCCAGATTCACTTTAAGTACTGTGTGAACTccaaggctcgcatcgagccggttcGATGGAATAGAACTATCCTATATAGGATAtatataaaccttattgctcgatcgagcaaaaccctATGACATAACTTAGCATAATGGTTCTGTCACTATTGTTTTTTATTGAGCATGCAAATAAACAGTTTCCCTTCTATCCAGGTATCGCAGCTCTGCCGTCGGGCGAGCGTCTCTCCCCGCTGGACACTTTCCTAGACCTGCTCACCGCCAAGGCCAGTCTCAACGAGCTCGACTTTAACCTGATTATAGAGGCCACCCTGGCCTCGGTACAGGACTCGACAGCTTAAATTTAAAGCTTAATATGAAGCGTAGAAGCCAAATTCCCGTAACTATAAGACATAAATCctttatacacaatttttattcGTGAATGAGTAAGAAAGAGTATGAAGTAGGTTTTTGGATTGAAAAATTGGATTTTAATACGGGTTTACAAAGACACCCATGACAGGAGTTAGTAAAAATATCTTGCATttatatgtttataatatttaagatataataacatacattccagtgattataattttctattacaATTAATTGATGACGTGAATGATGTTTGTAACACTTGATTATTTGATCTCGTTTGTTGTGAATTTAATGATGGAAAATTCAggtttacttatattttttactacttttaCTTTTAGCACACACTTGTTATTAAACATATAAAGCTGCAACGCCCAATGTGACAAAATATGACTAGCATGTACCATTTATCAAGCATATACCCTTTAGAGCAGCTGTTATGTATACTTTTGCGTCCGTGGATACATTGGTGGATGCACGACCGTGATTCTTTTGTCGGTTTTATCACTAATTTCTGATGTGTTTTGGGCAAATATTGTGGGCATTACTTACACTTTTATTATGGTTACATGTTCGTTTAAAAATCTAGAATAAAAGCTCATCAAGTCCAAAGAATCAATACAGAATCACTTATTAATAAGAAGCCAAAGTGTTAATAAGGCTAGTTTACACTATGTATAAATACGTTTTCGTATTTATTTAGCAGAAAATGAAGTAGGCATATTTCATAGACATTCCATTTagaataattttgtatttcaaaataataataattattattatagtaagtatgttTATGTGATAAAACTTATACAatgattttaattcaaatacatTTTTGTGCCAAATACATATTAATTTCGCCAGTAGTAATAATTTGCCATTTTATTGCTTTTATGCCCTTATTAGTAAGTACCTGTAGACTGTAGTACAAAGTATTATTTTACCAGATTTGAAATGTTCATTTACTATTCTCAGCtagacaaaattattttatgataatggcacaaaatatttcttttttctcCTTTACATtccattgtaaaataatattattatcataaagcGAATGTTTTGTAACGTTATATTTCTCTTTATGTAGGAGCACATTAGTTTGTAAAGTTTTGTAGTTATTTTCGAATTTAACATCTATATATTCCAATTTATTGAGGCTGCTTTGAAGCATTTTGCTGTGATgccaaaaaatgttttgttaaacATTTCTTTCGttaagtttttattacttttttattatgattatgCAATAAGTTTTAGTgcaatatttagtttttagctTTTACAATGTTGTTTACTTTTATGCAATTTaatgttttcattaaaatttaaaattataaataaaagtgtCTTTCATttcttactttttattttcagtgtCTTCATCCTTGAAttgtctataattattattatgtatacattTAACTAGGTACTAATTAATTATAGAATGGATTGTACGTAACCCAATGGGCCCTCTGTTGTTCCTTGTCACTTTGATGTGACGTGAACAGGGACTTGTATACTTCACTTGTTTTTGGATCTTTGGCAATACTGTAGTCCTTTTTGGTCTTCTTGTATGATGGATCTTGTTCCAGTTGGGTGGGAAAAGCTCGCTTCGATGAGCCAAAGTGGCCTCGGGCTTGTTTGTTTGGATTGAACTTGGGTAGCGACAGTGGTATTGTGTCCATTTCTTTTTTGATACCACTGCCACCTGGCTGCGGTTCGGTTTCTGTTTTGACATCTGAtgaagctgatgatgatgatgtttgaGTGCAAGGAGTTGATGGTTCCTCTTTAACCTCCGTTTTTTCTGCTTTAGATTTCTTTGTTTTTCTGCTTGCAACTCGTATGGCCATTTTCTCTTGCATTTTAACAATATCCTCATCTGTTCCATTCAGGACAACCACATCATTATCTGTAAATGGCTGCTGGCACTGAAACAAGTGTTTAGAATAATTAGCATTtttagatataatattgtaacagtcatccatactaatgttataaatgcgaaagtgtgtctgtctgtctgttacctcttcacgcctaaaccgctgcactgatttagctgaaatttggcatgtagatactttgagtcccgggaaaggacatatgatactttttatctcagaaGAATTTATGGTCTagtattagataatattaaaacaaaataatcacAGTGATTCAATTgagttacataattatttagttagCTTATTTATTCTAGAACAGAGTGAATGCAATGTTGcataatttgataaaaaatgttaactaaccATATGACAGAGATTCTGTTTGACCTCCTTTAGTGCACGCTCTGCAAGGACACAGCCGCAGCTCCAGAGGAAGATGAAGCGGAACTTCCCCGTCATCTCCAGCCCACTGATGGGGCAGATGTATGGGGCGCTGCTCTCTGTCGCACCCTCAGCATGCTCAGTCTTCTTGTAGGCGGGATTATTTATCAATTTCAAGTCCTTGATATCCTGTAAAATGCGGAAGAAACCAATCAGTACAAGCAAAGTTATGACTCTGTTTAGTAGAATGTCGTTATAAAATTGAAATctgttattgtattgtaattgaTAGGACCATAATATTAGTGATATTAACATTGTTTAAGATGTATCAACATGCTAAAGTCATTTTTAGGAACTTTTCAGGAGTGACACGATTTATGTGGTGACAGAACTTAACAATAAGATATTGTCAATTGCGCAACATTAATACGATTTAAACTACCTTGAGGTTTTTGATGTGGCTAATAGACACTGGTTTAGTTTCCTTGTCAAGTAATGATTCAAGTACAGAACTCTTGCTGTAGAGCCTTCCCAAGCCGCACGCGACGATAGGCTCTTGCAAAGGCTGCTGTGTCAGCGCACAATTACGCCACTTAAACGAACGCTCGGCATCTTTATCTTTCTGAAACGTAAATTTTGTAATAGAAATAAGAAAACGTTCTTACAAGGAATACATGACCAAACAAAGCATTAAAAATTTACCTGTTCTGGTTTCTTCTTCAAACGAACGAGTTCGTCCCTTCTTGGTATAGTACCACCATCACAACCCATGATGGAAATTTATAATGTATGaataaataagaaatttcaATTCTTTTGCAGCACTAAAAATGCTAAAAACAACAGCAGTACCCTGAGCAAATTTAAACTAGTAACACAGATTActacacagattactagtatatatattttgtagacagATATGCGTCTTAGAAGAGTTTGACGGCTCACGAATTGACATTTGACGTGACAGCTAGCgccatctttttttttcttataatggcacttcggctataaccatggccagtgtcgagtataatattatggcgggaaaacaatattctttaatacaattttttctatattatcgtcaggtcagtcaggtctaaagtctagtcaaagtctaaatataaagtcaagaagtcaagtcggtcgattcagtaaagtggtagacgctttactgaaactttcgatggagttttggagggaacacaaaagagcacgtttctggttattacatcactttcccacacttgtgcacgataacgaatatctaatggttaatatcttaccaatattacacattaaaaacccagataacacaattttaggaaaataacataaaaacacaacatcaccatttcacattcccggcaaaactccagCGCCATCTTAAATTGGGGCGATAACGTGACGTCAGAACCACAGATTAGTCACAACCACAGattagtcacaactcacaacacaaaagtcaaaacacaagtgacaactgacagttTGTTTTTTTATCG of Aricia agestis chromosome 9, ilAriAges1.1, whole genome shotgun sequence contains these proteins:
- the LOC121730243 gene encoding replication termination factor 2, which codes for MGCDGGTIPRRDELVRLKKKPEQKDKDAERSFKWRNCALTQQPLQEPIVACGLGRLYSKSSVLESLLDKETKPVSISHIKNLKDIKDLKLINNPAYKKTEHAEGATESSAPYICPISGLEMTGKFRFIFLWSCGCVLAERALKEVKQNLCHMCQQPFTDNDVVVLNGTDEDIVKMQEKMAIRVASRKTKKSKAEKTEVKEEPSTPCTQTSSSSASSDVKTETEPQPGGSGIKKEMDTIPLSLPKFNPNKQARGHFGSSKRAFPTQLEQDPSYKKTKKDYSIAKDPKTSEVYKSLFTSHQSDKEQQRAHWVTYNPFYN